Genomic segment of Parageobacillus genomosp. 1:
TAGAGCGGGTATATCTAAGCAGCGATGATTTAGTAAAACGAATTCAGCGTGTTGTTACCGATCATGGCAGAGAATTAGGGATTCGTTTAAAAGAAACAAAGGAATTAACCGATGGCGATATCTTATTTATGGATGAGAAAAATATGATTGTTGTGAGCGTGCTGCCTGATGATTTGCTTGTCATTCGGCCCACATCGATGAAACAAATGGGAGAAATTGCGCATCAGCTTGGGAATCGTCATTTGCCTGCTCAATTCGAAGGGGAGGAAATGCTCGTTCAATATGACTACTTAGTAGAAGAGCTGCTAAAACAATTACATATCCCGTATCAGCGGGAAAAACGAAAAGTAAAACAAGCATTTCGTTATATCGGTCATCGCCATGATAGATAAGCTGTTGCCTTTATTACAGCTCTGTGATTCGAACTTTCCTTCTGGAGCATTTTCTCATTCCTTTGGTTTTGAAACGTATATTTCCAATGAAAAAATCAATAACTATGAAACGTTTCGCGATGCGCTATGTGCTTATATTCAAACGCAACTGACGTATACCGATGGCCTGGCGTGCCGGTTAACGTACGATTTTTTAGAGGAAAAATCGAAAGAGGATGTATGGCGGTTAAATGAAATGTTGGCTGCGCTTTGCCTGGCGAGAGAAACAAGAGAAGGAACGCGGATGATCGGGGAACGAATGTGGAAAATTTGCCGTGAAATCTATCCTTTTGACATATGGAATGATGATAAAAAGAAACGCGGGTATATGCATCCTGCACTTGTTTTCGCCATAGTTTGCTATCATTTGGAAATTCCAAAAGATACGACGGTTTTATCATATTTGTATACTTCTGTTCAAGCACTTGTTCAAAACGCGGTTCGCGGTATTCCGCTCGGCCAGACCGATGGGCAGCGGTTGCTCGTTTCCATGCAGCCGCATTTGATAAAAGCGGTACAGAAGATCCATACGTTAACAGAAGAGGAGTTAGGAGCTGCAGCGCCGGGATTGGAAATTGCGCAAATGCAGCACGAACAACTTTCCGTTCGCTTATTTATGTCTTAATTTTTTGAAAAGGAGATGAAATGGAGATGGAACCAGTAAGAATTGGGATTGGCGGCCCGGTCGGTGCGGGAAAGACGATGCTTGTCGAAAAGCTTATTCGGGCGTTGCATCGTGAATTCAGCCTGGCAGTAGTAACAAATGATATATATACAAAAGAAGATGCGCAGTTTTTAGTGAAACATAGTGTGCTGCCGGAAGATCGGATTATCGGTGTGGAAACGGGAGGATGTCCGCATACCGCCATTCGTGAGGATGCTTCGATGAATTTTGCGGCGATTGACGAGTTAAAAGAACGTCACCCGGATGTAGAAATTATTTTTATCGAAAGCGGCGGCGATAATTTGGCCGCCACATTCAGTCCGGAGCTCGTTGATTTCTCTATTTATGTGATTGATGTAGCGCAAGGGGAAAAAATTCCGCGCAAAGGTGGACAAGGAATGATTAAATCCGACTTGTTGGTTATTAATAAAATCGACCTCGCCCCTTATGTAGGAGCAAGTTTAGAAGTGATGGAGCGCGATGCAAAAGCGGCGCGCGGAACAAAACCGGTTATTTTCACCAATTTAAAAGAAGAAATTGGATTAGCGGAAGTAGTAGAGTGGATTAAAAAACAAGTGATGTTGGTAGGGTTAGAAGAATGAGCTGGTCAGGACTGTTGCAGTGTACGGCCGTGGAGAAAAACGGCCGTACAGTTATTTCCGATTGCTATTATGAAGGAGCGTTGAAGTTGACCCGGCCGGTATACCTTCATCCGTCTCAGCCGACGATTTATTTGATTCATGTAGGGGGAGGGTATGTAGACGGAGATCGATATAAAACGGAAATAATGTTGCAAGAAGGAGCACATCTGATTGCCACCACCCAATCGGCAACGAAAATATATAAGACAGTCAAGGTGCCGGTACAACAATATACGTCAGTTTACTTGGATGATCAAAGTGTGCTCGAATTTTTTCCCGATCCAGTCATTGCTTATGAAAAAGCTCAATTTTATCAAGAAATGACCGTTTATATGAAAGAAAGTTCTACTTTCATTTATGGAGATATTATTACGCCAGGGTGGTCAGAAAGTGGCGAGCTGTTTCGCTACGATTGGATCCGCTCTAAATTAAAGATATATTATGAGGACAATTTAAAGTTGTTTGATCATCTCTATTTAGAGACAAGCACAGGGATGACAGGAATTCTTCAGATGGAAGGATATACTCATTTTGGTTCTCTTTTTGTGATTAGCCCTTTTATGACAAAGGATCTTCTTCAAAAATTTGAATCGATGGCAGCGCGTTTTCCTGCTTCTGTACACCTTGGCTGGTCCATCCCTATGATCCCTGGATTGGTTATTCGTGTTTTGGCCCATGAAACGCATGTTATTGAAACGATTTTTCAAATTATTCATCAGTTTATTCGCGAAGAATGTTTTCAAGAGGAACCTATTTTTCTGCGAAAGTACTAAAAAGATAAGGAGATGGAGTGCTCGTGAGTACCGTATTGCCGATTTTGCTTTTTGGATTTGTCTTGGGCATCAAACATGCGACAGAACCGGATCATGTTATCGCTGTATCGACTATTGCGAGCCGAACGAGTAAGCTTTCGCTTTCATCGCTCGCCGGGATTTTTTGGGGGATCGGCCATACCGTAACCCTATTTGTCATTGGCATGGTTATGATAGGGATGGAGCAACAAATACCAGAAACCACAGCAATGTGGCTGGAACTAGTCGTTGGAGTGATGATCGTAGTCTTAGGAATTACAAGCTTTCGTTCCGCTTATATGATTCCTATTAGAAAAGAAATGAAGATAAACCATCTGCATTTAAAGTCGACCTTAATTGGAATTATTCATGGATTAGCCGGCAGTGCCGGAATGGTACTTTTAACGCTAACAACTGTTGATAATCGATTGCAAGCGCTGCTATTTATACTCATATTTGGTATGGGAACGATCGTTGGCATGATGTTATTTACTACTTTTCTAGGGCTGCCGTTTATCTGGATGAAACAGAAGCAAACGATTTATCAGTTTATTGTAAAAGTAGTTTCGCTAATTAGTATCATATATGGCTTATACTATATGTATCACATTGGTATAGAAGAAGGACTGTTATTTTAAACAATATACACCATCCCCGTCTTTCTAAGAGAAGAGGGGATGGTTTTTGTTATCGTGACTAAAACACAAACATAAACGGGTGTTTTTCGCAAATCGTAATATCATGAAAATATATATTCCATTTCGAAATGGGCTCAATCAATTTTTGTGTAGAAGAAGGATGATGGTAGACATTTAGAAACGTCGCTACTTTCATCCGTTATTTACAGTAGTTGTTTGACAAGCAACAGCTCATCCCGAATCGGAATGCCGTCTGAGCTAACGTGCGGAATGCTCGGTTTCATTTGTCTTGCTTTTTCCACGGCATTCGGAAAGACCTTAACAATCTGGTAACCCCGTTTTTGATAAAAGCGCAAAGCGTGTAAATTATCGTTCGTCGTGATTAAGCGGACCGTGCTACATCCATGCTGTGCTGCAAATGCTTCCGCTTGTTGCAAAAGAGCGCTGCCGACTCCTTGGTTTTCGATCACGCTATCTAGTGAAACAATTTCGCATTCTTCACCACGGATGACAAAGGTGATCAGCCCCGCTATTTCCCCATTGCCTTGGACCGCGGCAAAACCGTCCAGCTCACTGCAATCATACAATCCCGTTGAAACGACCATTTGCGGACTTCCCCAATGGGTGATAAAAAATTGCTTTACAGTTGAGCGGTCAAGAAGATGGGTAGGGATAATGTTCATGCTCCTGACACTCCTTGTTATGATTGGTATTAATTTTATCATACAAGAAACAAGGCCTCTTTGTCTGCTTATGTCTCGGATAAGGAGGAGTGTCCTAATATGAGTTATTGCAATGATTGAAACAAGAACCTAGTGCGAACAAAAATATTTGCAGGACGGCGCTAGTGAAGAAGAACGTGTTTTTTCCGTAATTAATATAAGGGCGACGAACCATTTCATGGGAATATATGTTCTATAAGGATAATAGAAACGAAAACATTGTTTAAGATGACATGATTTTAAGGCGACGGCAGGAGAAATCGGTGCAGGGTTCTAAAGGCGAAACGCCGAATAGAGAATGTCGCGGGTTCAATTAGCATGAATCAAATTCCACCGCCACCGCTCTCACCGGCGAGCCGTCGCCGTTCGGCAAATAAAGAGGAAGCGCGATAATATATGGGTCAGTAAAGTCGATTTTATCAAAGTTCGTAAAATTTTCCCCGATTACTCCATTTACAGCGGTAATCGCTTCATGCGCAGGGAAGGAAGAGCCGTCAGGCGGATCGATGTTTAACGCATCGATGAAAAACGTGCGGATTCCTCGTTCCAACATTGCCTGGATGACGTCGATCGCAATGTACGGGTGGCGAAAATAGCGCTCCGTTCTCGCATATTGGGACCAACCAGTGTGAAAAAGAACAATTTTTTCCGGTTCGAGTCGCGGCAAATAAGCAGTGACATCGTCTAGTGTAACCGCTTCTCCATCGTTTTTTCCCGTCACATCGATGACAATTCCTTTACCAAGAAAATACGTTAACGGAACTTCATCGATTCGCAGTCCATCTTCGCGAAAATGAAAAGGGGCGTCTACATGCGTGCCGCTATGCGAACCGAGAACAAGGCGGCTGACATGGTAGCCGTTTTCCGAGAATGTTGCCGCTGGTGTGATATGTGGTTTGGGATCTCCTGGATAAATCGGGGTTTGTGCAGTAATGGGCATCGATAGGTCAATGATTTTTTTGATGTTCATCGTTTTAGCGCAGGAGCCCCCCACTTAAAAGAATGAGAAGGGCGGAGCCCAATGAGTAAGTGGGGGAGGAATGCGCTTTCCTCCTTTCTCTTCTAATATGCTATCATTAACTTATGGAGAAAACCGTTGGATCAGGCACTCCATCGACTACTCGATATAGGAGGTTGGTTGCAGAAATCGTTGCAACCGTAAAATGTCGAGCGTCATCTTCGCCGTCTGTTGTGTGTGGAAAATGAGTACTGCCAACAGACGAATCGGAACGAACGGGTAGCGGTACAGGCATGCCCTGGATCGCTGGGCAGCTGTCAACCTGCCTAAAGTAACACCAAGTCAAGGAAGGAGATTCGTAAGAACCGCTTGCACTTCTGGGTAGTTACAAGCCCCCACTTCAAAAGCCTCTAGGCTTTAAGCGGTGGGTAGTTGACGTCCATTCCACTCCTTGAAAAACATCTGTTCGCCGCTCATTCATCATCGTGAAAAAGTTTTTCTTTAATTCCTGACGCCAGTTTTCATCTATGGTTGCTCGTATGATTGTTTCTTGATCATCCATGTTGGCGCTGGCGATTTCATTTCCATCTGGTCCATAAATAGAGGATAAACCAAAGAAATGGAAAGGAAAAGACTGGCCTGTTTGATTACATGCGGCGACATAGACGGTATTATCGATTGCGCGTGCCATCGCAAATTTTTGAAAAGGCTGGTGAAACGGGGATTCCCACGCACATGGAACAAGAAGAAGCCCGGCTCCATGGACCGCCAGATACCTTGCTAGTTCTGGAAAAGCTAAGTCCCAACAAATCATTAAACCGATGCGGCCGAACTCTGTATCTGCTAGGACTGGTTTGGACCCGGGAGTAAACCACGCTTTTTCTAACGGGGTTAAATGGATTTTTCGATAATTTCCTATGCATTGTCCGCTCGGATCAATCAGTATGAGAGAATTATAGAGATTTATCCTGTCATCTTTTTCGACGTATCCGTAAGCAATATACAATTGAAGTTTTTGCGCAAGCCGGCTCATTCGTTGAAATATTAAACTATCCCATGCTTGGGCAACGTTTTTCAGCGTTTCCGACAAAACGTAACCAGTGGTACAAAGTTCCGGGAACAGGAGAAGGCGAACACCGGGAAATTTTTGTTTGCATTCCTTTGCAATTGTTTCCATTTTTGCGAGGTTGCCAGAAATATCGCCATTTATCGGCGTCATTTGCGCCAGTGCTATTTCATACGATGTTGCCATAAATTATCCCTCCATGCTAGTCGTAGTTTGGAGTTCCATGGTATGCGCTGCGCTCGATGTTTGTTTTGTGATTTTCATCAATCCCCAATAGCCTGCTCCTGACAAGAAAAACGTTAACATGGTTGAGCCGATCGCAAGCGGATGAATATACGTAAAGTAATAGGCGAAAACAGCTCCTATGATATACGCCACATATGCGGCCACATTGACTCCTTTTTGATACCGATACCGTCCTTTTGTATCAAAAAGAATATCTTCCGTATCATATGTTCCTCTTTTGATCAAAAAGTAATCAACGAGCACAATGGCGAATACGGGAATGAACAGTGTCGCAATGAGCATAATAAAATTAAAGAAATGGGACATGAGTGCTTCTTTTAACAAGGCTCCAAGGGTACAAATGATTCCCATGATCAATGTCGGCTTCCAAAATCCTGCGCGTGGGAATACGTTCATAAAGGACATTGTCGCACTATATAATGCCATGACGTTGGTAGATAGTACAGAAAAGAAGACGACAATGGATGCGATTAATCCAAATCCGTAAGCGGCAAGGAGAATAGTAGGGTCGTATGTTCGTTCCATGTTAGAAGCAATGCTAAACCCACTGACAACCGCACCAAGCCCCATTGCTACAATCGAAGCGACAAGATAGCCAAAGTAGGTTCCCCAAAATCCGCTTTTTTCCGATTGACAGTTTCGGTTAAAATCACAAACGGTCGACATCCACGAAAACGCTGTCGCAACCACGATATCAAAAGCGATGATCGTGGTGACCGCTGGATGCTTGCTTAGTTTCATTTCTAATAGTGTTGAGATGTTATACGTCGTAAAAATTTTATAAAAAACGAGAAAGGATAAAAATAACATCGCAATCGATATATATTTTTCGATTCGTTCCACCCCACGGTGGCCGAAAATCGTAATAATCACGACGAGCAGTTCAGTTAAAATCACAAATAAATTAATATTGCTGTATCCTGTAGCGTAATGAATCGCATAATTAAGACTAAGGCCAGCCATATACGCTTGAATCCAGCTCCAGCCAATTAAAATAATTGTATTGACAAGGGCTGGAAGGATCGCCCCTTTTTGTCCGAAGGCGGCTCTGGTGATAACCATGGTTGGGAGCCCGGTTCGAATCCCAATGTTTCCTGTAAGAGCGAGCGGAATGGCGCCGATCGCAGAGCCGACAATAATCGCGAACATCGCACTGGAAAAGGAAATGTCGGGAACGAACATCATGCCTGTCATCACGGTAGTAATGACTACGTTAGCAGCAATCCAAAGAGTAAAGGTACTAAAAAAATTCATACTCCGTTCATTCATTGGTGTTGGTCGAATATCATCATGTCCAAAACGTTCTGTCCATTTCGCCATCAACCATTCCTCCTTACTAAAAATTTACAAAATTCAGAATAATTTATATACAAATCGATTTCGCCACAAGGACGAAATCGAAAAGTTATTGATACCACCCGAGTAATTTTCCATTTTCGCTTATATTCACGTGTTTCGTTTCCGTAAAAGCAGTGAATCCTTGTGGGCCAAGCTCCCGGCCGATTCCGCTTTGTTTAAAGCCGCCCCAAGGCGCATCGACATAAGGAGTGTGATAACTGTTGATCCAAATCGTTCCTGCTCTCAGCTTTCTGGCGATTTGTTCTGCCCGTTCGAGATCGCGGCTAAATATGCCAGCTGCCAGCCCATATATCGTATCATTTGCCAATTCGATCGCTTCTTTATCATTTTTGAAGCGTTGCACGGTAATAACAGGACCAAAGATTTCTTCTTGCACGATGCGCATGTCTTGGTGGACATTGACAAAAACGGCGGGGGAGAGGTAATATCCTTGTTCTTTGATGCGTTTGCCGCCTCGGAGCAGGACAGCTCCTTCTTGCAATCCGAGTTGGATATACATTTCTACTTTTTCTAAATGTGAGGAGCTTATTAATGGCCCCATCTCCGTTTTTTCATCTAAAGGATCTCCGATGTGAAGGGAATCTAGTCTTTTTATCAGTTTATCTATAAATGAATCATAAAGATTTTCATGGACAAGAATTCGTGAAGCGGCAACACACACTTCCCCTTGATTCAAAAAAGAAGCAAACATCGCCCACTCTACTGCGTTATTAAGATCAGCATCTTCCAAAACCAGAAGCGGAGATTTTCCGCCGAGTTCCAGGGAAACCCGTTTGAAGCTACTAGCGCATTGTTCGTAAATCCATCGACCTGTTTTGGTTCCGCCGGTAAATGATATTTTTTCCACATGAGGATGTGTCACCAATGTTTCTCCAACAGGAGAACCGCCCCCGGGAACAAGATTAAACACTCCCGGTGGAAGACCGATGGAATCGATAAGTTTGGTTAGTTCTATTAAAGATAATGGAGTTAATTCTGATGGTTTAAAAACGATGGTATTTCCTGCAGCAAGCGCAGGTGCAATTTTCCATATCCCCAATAAAAGCGGGAAATTCCAAGGAACAATGAGTGCGCAAACTCCGATAGGTTCTTCGATGATTTTACTTGTTGTTCCATCAGCCATTTTCTTTTCCTTAATGGTTCGTTGTTCGAGAAAGTCGGCATAATAACGAAGACATTGTACAGAATCGCTCACATCGAGACGTGACTCACGAATCGGCTTTCCAGTATTGATAGTCTCCATATAAGCGAATTTTTCCATGTTTTTCTCTAGTAAATTTGCTAATTGACGAAGAACGGAAATTCGATTACTTGGATTCGACGACCAATTTGTGTATTGAAAAGCATGACGAGCTGCTTCGATCGCTTCCAATGTTTGTTGCAAGGACGCTTCATTAATTTCTGTGATGACTTTTTCATTGGAAGGATTGATAATCGATCTTTTTTCTCCGTTTCCTATATGCCATGTACCGTTTATGTACACATGGTAATTGGACATAAAAAACTCTCCTTTTTGTGAGATGATCTCATTGTGTGGTTGTTGCAGACAAGTTTTTTTGTAGTGATCGTCTTTTCTTTAAAGCAACCAGCGTGATCATCTCATATATGATTGCGGATGCTAACACAGCGGTAATTTCTCCACTATCGTAAGAAGGTAATACTTCAACGAGGTCAAATCCGACAATATTTAGCCCATCGAGTCCTCTTACATATTCCAATGCTTCATAGCTAGTTGGTCCTCCCACTTCCGGTGTGCCAGTCCCAGGAGCAAATGCAGGATCAACGAAATCAATATCATAGGAAACGAAAACAGGTTTGTTACCCACACGTTTGTGAATGCGTTTCATTACTTCAGAAAATCCAATTTGTCGAACTTCCTTCATGGTAATCACTTCAAAACCAAGCCGTCGCGCATCCTCTATATCATCCGCGCTGTAAAGCGGTCCGCGCATGCCGATTTGAATGGAATGATCAACATCTAGTAATCCTTCCTCGACAGCACGGCGGAATGGTGTACCATGCATATATTTTTCACCATAGTAATGATCCCAAGTATCTCCGTGAGAGTCGAAATGAACAAGGGCTACTGGCCCAAAGCGCTCATAAAATGCCCGTAAGTTTCCTAATGTAATGGAATGATCGCCGCCCATAATAATCGGAACGATATTTTTCTTCAGCACTGGCAGTAACTCTTTTACGATATTATCGTACGTTCGCAGCGCGTTTCCTGGAATGACGTCAATATCGCCATAATCTACTCCAGAACAATATTCAAAGATATTAATATCCATATCTGGATTGTAAGGGCGAAGCAATACGGAAAAATTTCGAATATGTTGCGGGCCATATCGTTGCCCAGTTCGGTTAGAAGCAGCGGTATCAAACGGCACACCCAGTACAACAAAATCAACATTGTCTGTTGTTTTGATATTTTCTAAACGCATAAATGTTCGAACTCCACAAAAGCGGGGAGATTGGGATGAATCTTTAGGTTTATACATGTAAAAAACCTCCTTTTAGAAATATTCTGTTTTTTATGAAATGCAAAAAGTGTGCCAAAAAAAGAATAAGCTTTTTTGCAAAAAAAATACGATGAATTAATTCAAAAATGAATTAAAAATAAAAAAACAATTCAAAAATGGATTTTAATCCAATTTTGAATTGATACCGTATTTTTTCAGTTTTCTCACTACGGTTGGCTGACTAATTCCAAGGTAATCTGCCATTTCATATGTTGTTTTGCATTGTTTTGCTGCGCGTAAGAGCCATTGTCGTTCTACCTGTTCCATTGCTTCTTTCAGCGTAGCGGGTTCTTTCTCTTTTTCTAACCATTGATTAGATAATGTAGATTGGGAATGTTTTTGGATAGAAAAAGGGAGATATTCAGGATAAATGGCTTTTGTTTCGGAGGTAATGACTAATCTTTCCATCATATTTTCTAATTCACGTACATTACCAGGCCAATCATAATGGACAAGATGGTCAACAATGGACGGATGAAAATATTTATCTGTATGGTATTTTTTGTTGAATTTTTTTAAAAAGTATTGTGCCAACATGAAAATGTCTTCTTTTCTCTCACGTAAAGCAGGTACATAAATGGGAATAACATGCAAACGATAAAATAAATCTTGACGGAATTTTCCCTGCTTCACCATTTCCTCCAAGTTCTGATTTGTCGAGGCAATAAGGCGAAAATCAATCGTTCTTTCTTTAATTCCCCCAACGCGCGTTACTTTTTTTTCTTGTAAAACTTTTAGTAGCTTCACTTGCATCGAAAGAGGAAGTTCACCAATTTCATCAAGAAAAAGAGTCCCCTTATCTGCTAATTCAATCAGTCCTGGTTTCCCGGTTTTTTGTGCGCCGGTAAACGACCCTTTTTCATATCCAAACATTTCTGATTCAAATAGCGATTCAGGAATAGCGCTACAGTTCACTTCGATAAATGGTTGGTTTCGTCTCGGACTATTTTGATGGAGGGCGCGAGCAAATACATTTTTCCCAACTCCAGACTCGCCAAGAAAAAGAACCGTTGCATCTGATTTGGCAACCCGATGCACTAGCTTCCAAATACGCTGCATGACTTTGCTTTGAATGATGATGTCTTCATGTTTTAATTCTTCCATTTCGATTTGATAATGTTCCATCTGCATTCTTAGTTTTTCATAATCTTCTTTTAAACGTTCTAATTCTGTTAAATCATGCGAAAAACTAATCACGCGGATAATGTTGTTTTGTTTATCAAATACAGGTACGCCTGTTGCCATTACGACACGACCAGTTGCGGTTTGTTGCATAACTTGAACTTCTTTTTTCTCCTTTAACACTTTGGCCGTAACAGAAGGGGAAAATATATTTTCTTTTTCTAATTGATATACGGACTTTCCAATAAGATAGGAAACTTCTTTTCCGTAAATGGAAAGGCAGTTTGGGCTAGCACGGAGAACAATTCCATTTCCATCTGTAATGACAATATTATCGTTAGATGATTTTAATATGGCACATAACTCTAATTCCAAAACATCCGTTATACTTTGCATGATCTTCCCTCCTAGTTGCCTATCAGAAATTACATTACTAATTATTCAAAGAAGCGGAAAATTCCTTTTTATTTGTCACAAAGTATTTGGCATGTTTTTTGCATCTATAAGCAAATGAATACAAAGTAATGGAGGGAGAAACAGATGAAGACAGAAGTGAAAAAATTTATACAGTTAAAAACAACGATCCCGGGACCAAAAGCAGCAGAATTACTAAGAAAAAAAGAACAGAACGTTCCTCGTGGACCATTTAATACAGTATCTACGTTTGCTGTCAAAGGAGAAGGCGCACTCTTAACAGATGTGGACGGAAACACGTTTATTGATCTTGCTGGGGCGATTGGAAGTCTCAATGTCGGTCATTGCCCGCCGAAAGTGGTAGAAGCGATTAAAGCTCAAGTTGACCAGTATATTCACCCTTGCTTTCATGTGATGATGTATGAGCCGTATATTCAATTAGCAGAAAAATTAAATGAAATTACTCCAGGCACTCATCATAAGAAAACGTTTTTCCTAAACAGCGGAGCGGAAGCAGTGGAAAACGCTGTAAAGATTGCACGGAAGTATACAGGCAGAAAAGCGATTATCTCTTTTGAAAGAGGATTTCACGGACGGACACTTCTTGCGATGTCGCTAACGAGTAAAGTAAAACCATATAAATTTG
This window contains:
- a CDS encoding sigma-54 interaction domain-containing protein; this encodes MQSITDVLELELCAILKSSNDNIVITDGNGIVLRASPNCLSIYGKEVSYLIGKSVYQLEKENIFSPSVTAKVLKEKKEVQVMQQTATGRVVMATGVPVFDKQNNIIRVISFSHDLTELERLKEDYEKLRMQMEHYQIEMEELKHEDIIIQSKVMQRIWKLVHRVAKSDATVLFLGESGVGKNVFARALHQNSPRRNQPFIEVNCSAIPESLFESEMFGYEKGSFTGAQKTGKPGLIELADKGTLFLDEIGELPLSMQVKLLKVLQEKKVTRVGGIKERTIDFRLIASTNQNLEEMVKQGKFRQDLFYRLHVIPIYVPALRERKEDIFMLAQYFLKKFNKKYHTDKYFHPSIVDHLVHYDWPGNVRELENMMERLVITSETKAIYPEYLPFSIQKHSQSTLSNQWLEKEKEPATLKEAMEQVERQWLLRAAKQCKTTYEMADYLGISQPTVVRKLKKYGINSKLD